The window ATGCTGACAGTATAAACAGACACTGATTCAGATACTAAAGTAttggaggagagacagaagggtgACTACAATTTTATAATAAAGGAGTTCCATATTCCCTTGGAGGaaactgaacaaaaaatgtTAGTTTGATGATATTGCATAGAGATTAAGTGCATGCAGTTCACACTGAGCAGTGGGGAGtgatacacacaaaccccagaAATGGAGAAAGCCCTGGATATACTGGCTCATCAGTGTCTCTTAGGATAAGAGGAGGAACtgatgtgtgtggagaagaATGTCCATCTCCATCCCCTCAGCCTGTCTCCCCACAGTACCCTTCACCTGCTCTAGTCCTGCTGCATCTGCTGGGCATCTCAGGCAGGACCCAGCTGAAGATCACCACCTGAGCCTGACAGAGCAGCGTTTGTGGGTGCAGCCAGGAGCTCATATTAATAGAAGAGGAGAAGATTCTCCTTAACAAACTAAAGCTGGAGGTAAACAGAGAGGCttcaacagagagaaagacaccatgaagaacaaatgaaaattaaaaaagcaaaacttgaGCTATTGGGAAAAACAAGTTGCTGTTTTAGAGACACAGTAGTCAAGATCTTCAGTAacagttataataataatcttacCCACTTAACAAGGGAAGTGTAAGATATTACCATGTATTCACTAAACacagatttatttatgaaaaattaGGAAATTTTAACTACTTTCAGACACATCAACTGGTTAGAAAGAACACTTAatctttatataatatttaaggGATTAATTATGTCAAGCATTTATGTTTTCAGGTTTGTCTATCACCTGATTTGACTTTGTGGCCTGTTATGGTCATATTCAGAAGAATGAACCCACTGGAACACAGACATACATCACCATTTCAtaaattcatgcatttttaagCAAAGACACAAAAACTGAGAGTTTTAAAGAGTCTCCTCATACATGTCTTGTTAGTTTTTTGTGATGTGATTGGTGTCAGAGGAAAGACAATATAAACAGACACTTTAGAAGCACTTGAGGATTAACAAGTGGGTGAACTAGCACCTTAAATAGTGATGAGGGTACATGATACATTAGTTACAAAGGGGTTCAGGAAATGCTTGGcatttaacaaattaatttacaatAGAGTTAATGATGTACTGATCCCAGTGCAGCAATGTGTGTATCAAAGAAAATACTTACACAGCTTTTCTGGATGCTGtgaccactggcagcagtctcaATAGACATTCCTCTGATCTGTCATATTTACTCAAATCAAACTCATCTAGCTCCTCTTCTGaattcagcaaaacaaacacaagagctGACCACTGAGTAGGAGAGAGCCTGGATCCATGGAGACAACGACTGGCTTGAGAGAGAGTACAGTAACCTCGTCTGCTCAGGTATGTTTGAACTTCCTGTACGAGAGAATGATCATTCAGTTCtttcagacagtggaacagattgatggatttctctggagaCGGATTCTTCCTGATCTTCTGCTTGATGTAGTTGACTGTTTCCTCTGTGCTGtgagagctgcttcctgtctgtgtcagtaggcctcgtaagagagtctgattggactccagtgagagacccagaaggaaacggaggaaaaggtccaggtatCCATTCTCACTCTGTAAGGCCTTGTCAACTGCATTTATAAGGAAGTCAGACATTGTTAACCTTTTGAAATCATGTAGGCCTGTAATGGTTTGTTCTTCCAGcacatttgtgttgttggagatgaaggagagaaatgtatataaagcagccagaaactctTGAACGCTCAGATGCACAAAACTGAACACTTTCCCCAGGTGCAGCCCAGACTCCTCCCTGAAGATTTGTGTACACACTCCTGAGTACACAGATGCTTCTTTGACATCAATACCACACTCTTTCAGATCTTCCTCATAGAAGATCAGGTTGCCCTTTTCCAGCTGTTggaaagccagttttcccaATGCCACAACACTCTCTCTAGTCTGGTAAGGATCATTGTCAGTGTTTCCATGGTACTTTCTGCTATTGTGTTTGATTTGAAAGATCAGAAAGTTTATGAACATTTGAGTCAGAGTCTTGGGgatctctccactctctgcttcACCAAACATTCTCTCTAGAACagtggctgcaatccaacagaagactggaataTGACACATGATGTAGAGGCTTCTTGAtgacttcatgtgtgtgatgattctatTGGCCAGGCTCTGATCAATGATcctcttcctgaagtactcctcttTCTGAAGGGCACTGAACCCTCGTACCTCTGTTATCTGGAaaacacactcaggagggatctgactggctgctgctggtcgagaggttatccagaggagagaagatggaagcagattccccttgatgaggtttgtcagcagcacatccaCTGAGCTCGACCTTGTTACCTCCCACAAGTTCTCATTGTTCTGGAAATCTAGAGGAAGTCgacactcatccagaccatcaaggataaaaatgactttgtaaacatcacagtctattaattgtaatttatttatttctgggAAAAAGTAACAAAGTAGGTCCATAAGACTAaaccttttctcttttatcaaattcagctccctaaaaggaagtggaaatatgaagatgacatcctgatttgctcttccttcagcccagtccagaatgaacttctgcacagagacGGTTTTTCCAATTCCAGCAactcctttagtcagcactcttctgatgggtttgtctttaaagaggtcgttgcatttgatgggtgtctcctgtgttgctggtctcctggatgctgtctcaatctgtctcacctcatgttcattattgagctctccactccctccctctgtgatgtagagctccgtgtagatctcattcagaagagttgagcttccatgttgtgaGAGTCCTTCATTAATTCTTTGGTATTTCTccatcagtttgtgtttgagcttTTGCTGATATATGGAGACCACCTCTAATAAGCAAAAGAATACgatgataaatattttcttatctCTGATGttgaagtaattaaaaaaaacaaaactttagcAAGTGTGACACTGCTCTTACTGGTCTGTAGTGTGTTAGCGAGGTCTATCTGGTTCATGTTCCTCAGGACGTGCAGTGTGATCTTCAGTGCCccctctctgacactgctctgatcctcctcatcctccatctctctctcagagcatgctgggtaatctgGACTCAGTAGCTTCTTAAACCACTTCAGCTCCTTCTTCACCAGAGAGATGACTTTGTGTTCCAGCTCCTGGTTAagaataaacagaaacagacaatcataaaaaaaaccccacaatgttACATAGAAgatatgattttattttctgatgGAGAATGCTGTATATATTATTTCCCCcgacacacagaggcacaaacatGTGTACCTTGAATATGGACTCCATATGGTTTCTGTAGATGAGCAAAGGTTTATCCTTTTGTGTACCTTTTATCTGTCTCCTTTTGGACAAACACACCGAGTTTAAAGGGGAACATGTAGTACCATCATACCTATTcaacacacaccattaaacacaCCTGCAGATATTGTAAATGCAGACTGGTTAAAAACGATTGTTCCTCACAATCTAATGTCATTGTTCCTCACTGGTTAATCTCCCATTGTTCCTCACTGGTTAATCTCCCATTGTTCCTCACTGGTTAATCTCCCATTGTTCCTCACTGGTTAATCTCCCATTGTTCCTCACTGGTTAATCTCCCATTGTTCCTCACAATCTAATCTCATTGTTCCTCACAATCTAATCTCATTGTTCCTCACAATCTAATCTCATTGTTCCTCACTGGTTAAAAACCATTGTTCCTCACTTCCAGTGCTGGATGAACTGATTTAATCCCCTAATCCAATGTTCCTCGCTTCCAGTGCTGGATGAACTAATTTAATACCCTAATCCAGTGTTCCTCACTCCTAGTGCTAGAGAcctgcagcactgcacagtttagcgTTTTCCTTttctaacacacctgatgcAGCTCATGAAGGGCTTCATAATGAACTGAGTGAGTTTGATCAGGTGGGACTGGGAGTGAGGAACACTGTCCTAAACCAGGAGACATCCTTACCTCTTATCACTACAACACTCTCCATGTCTGAAGGTATATGGATGCTCCATTGATGAATCACTCTTCATGGACATACAGCTGGATTCAGGTGAGCCTGATCT is drawn from Electrophorus electricus isolate fEleEle1 chromosome 22, fEleEle1.pri, whole genome shotgun sequence and contains these coding sequences:
- the LOC113568415 gene encoding NLR family CARD domain-containing protein 3-like, translated to MESIFKELEHKVISLVKKELKWFKKLLSPDYPACSEREMEDEEDQSSVREGALKITLHVLRNMNQIDLANTLQTKVVSIYQQKLKHKLMEKYQRINEGLSQHGSSTLLNEIYTELYITEGGSGELNNEHEVRQIETASRRPATQETPIKCNDLFKDKPIRRVLTKGVAGIGKTVSVQKFILDWAEGRANQDVIFIFPLPFRELNLIKEKRFSLMDLLCYFFPEINKLQLIDCDVYKVIFILDGLDECRLPLDFQNNENLWEVTRSSSVDVLLTNLIKGNLLPSSLLWITSRPAAASQIPPECVFQITEVRGFSALQKEEYFRKRIIDQSLANRIITHMKSSRSLYIMCHIPVFCWIAATVLERMFGEAESGEIPKTLTQMFINFLIFQIKHNSRKYHGNTDNDPYQTRESVVALGKLAFQQLEKGNLIFYEEDLKECGIDVKEASVYSGVCTQIFREESGLHLGKVFSFVHLSVQEFLAALYTFLSFISNNTNVLEEQTITGLHDFKRLTMSDFLINAVDKALQSENGYLDLFLRFLLGLSLESNQTLLRGLLTQTGSSSHSTEETVNYIKQKIRKNPSPEKSINLFHCLKELNDHSLVQEVQTYLSRRGYCTLSQASRCLHGSRLSPTQWSALVFVLLNSEEELDEFDLSKYDRSEECLLRLLPVVTASRKAVLDNCSITDKGCAALASALRSNPSSHLRELNLNYNKPGDSGVKQLSALLEDPHCKLEKLHLVNCGITDEGCAALASALRSNPSSHLRELNLNYNKPGDSGVKQLSALLEDPHCQLEILQLSDCSITDKGCAALASALSSNPSSHLRELNLNHNKPGDSGVKQLSALLEDPHCKLEKLQLYNCSITEEGCAALASALRSNPSSHLRELNLNLNKPGDSGVKQLSALLEDPHCKLEKLQ